One stretch of Bosea vaviloviae DNA includes these proteins:
- a CDS encoding efflux transporter outer membrane subunit: MPGLAPLAALILIGMGLSGCILGSERPATNLEVPASYREAPRAPGSAVPALDWWRGFRSTELTRLIETAQAANLDIAVAVAQILQADAQAGIAGAPLLPTLTGSGTAERLRSATSSSSSSSAGSRSTSQFNAGLTASYMIDFWGKNRATLYAAEESATAARYNRDVVALTATATVANTYFELLTAQDRLRIARRNAASAERILVLIKQQFTAGTASQLEVSQQETLVATQRASIPPLEITLRQNSATLALLVARAPAKFTVTGGSLASLAVPRVTPGIPSELLRQRPDIMQAEAQLAGSNFSVESARAAFFPQIQLTADTGFQSKALSSLFGPGAWYYTLAASLTQPILDGNLLKSQLEQAQGVQLENLQAYRKAVLSAFTDVEKALVALQQTSLQERLQSEVVASSRRAFEVAETQLRGGTVNLVSVLQVQQTFFTAEDNLAQVRLTRFQAAASLFQALGGGWTRTPRPAEPRRF; the protein is encoded by the coding sequence ATGCCTGGCCTCGCGCCGTTGGCCGCACTCATCCTGATCGGGATGGGGCTGTCCGGCTGCATCCTCGGGAGCGAGCGGCCCGCCACCAATCTCGAAGTGCCGGCAAGCTATCGCGAGGCGCCGCGCGCGCCCGGCAGCGCCGTGCCGGCGCTCGACTGGTGGCGCGGCTTTCGCTCGACGGAGCTGACGCGCCTGATCGAAACGGCACAAGCCGCCAATCTCGATATCGCCGTGGCCGTGGCCCAGATCCTCCAGGCCGATGCGCAGGCCGGGATTGCGGGCGCTCCCCTGCTGCCCACGCTGACGGGGAGCGGAACCGCCGAGCGGCTGCGCTCGGCAACGTCGTCGAGCAGTAGCAGCAGCGCAGGCTCGCGCTCGACCTCGCAGTTCAACGCCGGCCTCACGGCGAGCTACATGATCGATTTCTGGGGCAAGAACCGCGCGACGCTCTATGCGGCGGAGGAGAGCGCGACCGCGGCACGCTACAATCGCGACGTGGTGGCGCTGACCGCGACCGCGACCGTCGCCAACACCTATTTCGAGCTCCTGACGGCGCAGGACCGCCTCCGCATCGCGCGCCGCAACGCGGCCTCGGCCGAGCGCATCCTGGTCCTGATCAAGCAGCAATTCACCGCGGGAACCGCATCGCAGCTCGAAGTGTCGCAGCAGGAGACCTTGGTTGCGACCCAGCGCGCCTCGATTCCTCCGCTGGAAATCACCTTGCGCCAGAACAGCGCCACGCTGGCCTTGCTGGTCGCCCGGGCGCCTGCGAAGTTCACGGTGACTGGCGGAAGCCTCGCCAGTCTCGCGGTTCCGCGCGTCACGCCGGGCATTCCCTCGGAGCTCTTGCGGCAGCGGCCTGACATCATGCAGGCGGAGGCGCAGCTTGCAGGCTCCAATTTCAGCGTCGAGTCGGCGCGCGCCGCCTTCTTCCCGCAGATCCAGCTGACGGCCGATACCGGCTTCCAGAGCAAGGCCTTGTCGTCGCTGTTTGGACCCGGCGCGTGGTACTACACCCTCGCGGCGAGCCTGACCCAGCCGATCCTCGACGGCAATCTGTTGAAGAGCCAGCTGGAGCAGGCGCAAGGGGTCCAGCTCGAAAATCTGCAAGCCTACCGCAAGGCGGTCCTGTCGGCCTTCACCGATGTCGAGAAGGCCCTCGTCGCGCTTCAGCAGACGAGCTTGCAGGAGCGTTTGCAGAGCGAGGTCGTCGCCAGCTCGCGCCGGGCCTTCGAGGTGGCGGAAACCCAGCTGCGCGGCGGCACCGTCAACCTGGTCAGCGTGCTTCAGGTCCAGCAGACCTTCTTCACGGCCGAGGACAACTTGGCGCAGGTCCGCCTGACGCGCTTCCAGGCGGCGGCGAGCCTGTTCCAGGCCCTGGGCGGTGGCTGGACGCGGACCCCAAGGCCTGCGGAGCCGAGGCGGTTCTGA
- a CDS encoding ParB-like protein, giving the protein MTIREPILHPVRISELRPTQMTVGLREVEAKRRLWREKHGVHAQEFLGKHMIPVLKGPKERFYVLDHHHLVRALHEEGVEEVLVNVVSDLSSLTRQSFWTVCEHRAWTHPYDTEGLRRSVDDIPKRVSDLKDDPYRSLAGELRRAGGFAKDVTPFSEFLWADFLRRRISRKRVVSAFEAAVVKALDLARSQEASYLPGWCGPIEN; this is encoded by the coding sequence ATGACGATACGAGAGCCCATCCTTCACCCCGTGCGGATCAGCGAACTCCGGCCGACCCAGATGACGGTCGGCCTGCGCGAGGTCGAGGCCAAGCGCCGGCTTTGGCGCGAGAAGCACGGCGTGCATGCGCAGGAATTCCTGGGCAAGCACATGATCCCTGTGCTCAAGGGCCCCAAGGAGCGCTTCTACGTCCTCGACCATCATCACCTGGTGCGTGCGCTTCACGAGGAAGGTGTCGAGGAGGTGCTCGTCAATGTGGTGTCCGATCTGTCGAGCCTGACCAGGCAAAGCTTCTGGACGGTCTGCGAGCACCGTGCCTGGACCCATCCTTACGACACCGAGGGCCTGCGCCGCAGCGTCGACGACATCCCCAAACGGGTCTCCGACCTCAAGGACGACCCCTACCGGTCACTCGCCGGAGAACTCCGACGCGCCGGCGGCTTCGCCAAGGATGTGACGCCGTTCTCCGAGTTCCTCTGGGCCGACTTCCTGCGGCGGCGCATCTCGCGCAAACGCGTCGTGAGCGCATTCGAAGCGGCGGTGGTCAAGGCGCTCGACCTCGCGCGCAGCCAGGAGGCCAGCTATCTGCCGGGATGGTGTGGCCCCATAGAGAACTAG
- a CDS encoding lipo-like protein, which produces MRQSNTALDWLGHKLAGVLLREAPGQEDFIPSDPDALRRTLRPGDVILVAGSSRIATAVKYLTRSTWSHAALYVGDVLGAPDDGSERHTLIEVVLDAGCRSVPLSSLARFHTRICRPVGLTDGDRDELINFMISRLGIRYDMRNIVDLARYLLPTLPVPSRWRRRMIALGSGEPTRAICSTLLAEAFGHIGYPILPRIEQGAAVKRGISSWRRQELMHIRHHSLYAPADFDISPYFEIVKPTLEEGFNYKGLTWVDGP; this is translated from the coding sequence ATGAGGCAATCCAACACGGCTCTCGATTGGCTCGGACACAAACTGGCCGGCGTGCTGCTGCGCGAGGCGCCCGGTCAGGAAGATTTCATCCCCTCGGATCCCGATGCTTTACGGCGCACATTGCGGCCGGGCGACGTCATCCTGGTCGCCGGCTCCAGCAGGATCGCCACGGCGGTCAAATACCTGACCCGTTCGACCTGGTCGCATGCCGCGCTTTATGTCGGGGACGTGCTTGGGGCGCCCGATGACGGCAGTGAGCGCCACACATTGATCGAAGTCGTCCTCGACGCGGGCTGCAGGTCGGTTCCGCTCTCGAGCCTGGCGCGGTTCCACACCCGCATCTGCCGGCCGGTGGGGCTGACCGACGGCGATCGCGACGAACTGATCAACTTCATGATCTCGCGCCTCGGCATCCGCTACGACATGCGCAACATCGTCGACCTCGCCCGCTATCTGCTGCCGACACTGCCCGTCCCCTCGCGCTGGCGGCGGCGCATGATCGCGCTCGGATCGGGAGAGCCGACCCGGGCGATCTGCTCGACCTTGCTAGCCGAGGCGTTCGGGCACATCGGCTACCCCATCCTGCCACGCATCGAGCAGGGCGCCGCGGTGAAGCGCGGCATCAGCAGCTGGCGCCGTCAGGAACTGATGCATATCCGACATCACAGCCTCTACGCGCCCGCCGATTTCGACATCTCGCCCTATTTCGAGATCGTCAAGCCGACGCTCGAGGAGGGCTTCAACTACAAGGGCCTGACCTGGGTCGACGGGCCCTGA
- a CDS encoding efflux RND transporter permease subunit, protein MSLSSVFIRRPVATTLLTFWLAAAGAVAFFQLPVSPLPEVDFPTISVQASLPGGSPQDVATTVASPLERHLGQIADVSEMTSSSSVGSARITLQFGLNRDINGAARDVQAAINAARADLPTSLRANPTYRKVNPADAPILILTLTSDTLTRGALYDAASTVLAQKLSQVEGIGEAVVGGGSLPAVRVELIPQALYKYGIGLEDVRAAIASANAHSPKGAIDVGDRRYQIYASDQAEKAAQYRSLTIAYRNGAPVRLSDVGEVVDSVENLRNSGLANGKPSVLVILFRQPNANIIGVVDRVKALLPTLRASVSPAIDIEPAVDRSTTIRASLHDVERTLVIAILLVIAVVFLFLRDWRATLVPIVAVSVSLIATFAAMWLMGYSLNNLSLMALTVATGFVVDDCIVVLENITRHIEDGMAPRDAALKGAQEVGFTVLSMSVSLVAVFIPILLMGGIVGRLFREFAMTTSLAIMISLAISLATTPMMCAVLLRKQTGERHGRLYRGSERVFEWMLDGYRSSLSLALRHPRAIMLIFASVVGLNVYLYDIIPKGFFPQQDTGRIVGAIQADQSISFQLMQQKLAQFVSIVRQDPAVDTTVGFTGGGQTNSGNVFMSLKPMAERKISADQVIARLRRELSAVPGATLFLQAVQDIRVGGRAGNAQYQYTLQGSTLEELYEWAPKITAALQGQPNLADVNSDQQNKGLQSNLVVDRDTAARLGISMSQINNTLYDAFGQRQVSTIFVARNQYHVIMEVAPRFWQNPETLKNVFISTSGGSVGGSLATNAVSGTVAGPGQSASANSASANAARNLATNSIGQTGRGTASSGSAVSTSSETMVPLSTLARFEQGSTPLSVNHQGLFVASTISFNLPPNVPLSAAVETIDATMNRIGVPATIRGSFQGTARAFQDSLSNQPYLILAALITIYLVLGVLYESYVHPLTILSTLPSAGVGALLALMAFNTEFSIMALIGVILLIGIVKKNAIMMIDFALDAQRTRGLSAFDAIHEACLLRFRPIMMTTMAAMLGALPLAIGLGEGSELRQPLGIAIVGGLILSQVLTLYTTPVIYLYADRFRAWCQRLKGGSKTPASPGAAS, encoded by the coding sequence ATGAGCCTGTCCAGCGTCTTCATCCGCCGCCCCGTCGCCACGACGCTGCTGACCTTCTGGCTCGCCGCGGCGGGCGCGGTCGCGTTCTTCCAGCTGCCGGTCTCGCCGCTGCCGGAGGTCGACTTCCCGACGATCTCGGTGCAGGCCTCATTGCCCGGCGGCAGCCCGCAGGATGTCGCGACGACGGTCGCGAGCCCGCTCGAACGCCATCTCGGGCAGATCGCCGACGTCTCGGAGATGACCTCGTCGAGCAGCGTCGGATCGGCGCGTATCACCCTGCAATTCGGGCTCAATCGCGACATCAACGGCGCGGCGCGCGACGTCCAGGCCGCGATCAATGCCGCCCGCGCCGACCTGCCGACGAGCCTGAGGGCCAATCCGACCTATCGCAAGGTCAATCCCGCCGACGCCCCGATCCTCATCCTCACCTTGACCTCGGACACGCTGACGCGCGGGGCGCTCTACGACGCCGCATCGACCGTGCTGGCGCAGAAATTGTCGCAGGTCGAAGGCATCGGCGAGGCCGTCGTCGGCGGCGGCTCGTTGCCGGCGGTGCGCGTCGAGCTCATTCCCCAGGCGCTCTACAAATACGGCATCGGCCTGGAGGATGTCCGCGCCGCGATCGCCAGCGCCAATGCCCATAGCCCGAAGGGCGCGATCGATGTCGGCGATCGGCGCTATCAGATCTATGCCAGCGATCAGGCGGAGAAGGCGGCGCAATACAGATCATTGACGATCGCCTATCGCAACGGCGCCCCGGTGCGCCTCTCTGATGTCGGCGAGGTGGTGGATTCCGTCGAGAACCTGCGCAATTCGGGCCTCGCCAATGGCAAGCCCAGCGTTCTCGTCATCCTGTTCAGGCAGCCGAATGCGAACATCATCGGCGTGGTCGATCGTGTGAAGGCGCTGCTGCCGACCTTGCGTGCCTCGGTCTCGCCGGCGATCGACATTGAGCCGGCTGTCGATCGATCGACGACGATCCGCGCCTCCCTGCACGATGTCGAGCGAACCCTGGTGATCGCGATCCTGCTCGTCATCGCGGTGGTTTTCCTCTTCCTGCGGGACTGGCGCGCGACGCTGGTTCCGATCGTTGCCGTCTCGGTGTCGCTGATCGCGACATTCGCGGCCATGTGGCTGATGGGCTACAGCCTCAACAACCTGTCGCTGATGGCGCTCACCGTCGCGACCGGCTTCGTCGTCGACGACTGCATCGTGGTGCTGGAGAACATCACGCGCCATATCGAGGACGGCATGGCGCCGCGCGACGCCGCCCTCAAGGGCGCCCAGGAGGTCGGCTTCACCGTTTTGTCGATGAGCGTGTCGCTCGTCGCCGTCTTCATCCCCATCCTGCTGATGGGCGGCATCGTCGGTCGCCTGTTCCGCGAATTCGCGATGACGACCTCGCTGGCGATCATGATCTCGCTGGCGATCTCGCTGGCAACGACGCCGATGATGTGCGCGGTGCTACTGCGCAAGCAGACTGGCGAGCGCCATGGGCGGCTCTATCGCGGCAGCGAGCGGGTCTTCGAATGGATGCTCGACGGCTACCGGAGCAGCCTCTCCTTGGCGCTGCGCCATCCCCGCGCGATCATGCTGATTTTCGCCTCGGTCGTAGGCCTGAACGTCTATCTCTACGACATCATCCCGAAGGGCTTCTTTCCGCAGCAGGACACCGGGCGGATCGTCGGTGCGATCCAGGCCGACCAGAGCATCTCCTTCCAGCTCATGCAGCAGAAGCTCGCGCAGTTCGTCTCCATCGTCAGGCAGGATCCGGCGGTTGACACCACCGTCGGCTTCACCGGCGGCGGGCAGACCAATTCCGGCAATGTCTTCATGTCGCTGAAGCCCATGGCCGAGCGCAAGATCTCGGCCGATCAGGTGATCGCCCGCCTACGGCGGGAGCTTTCGGCCGTGCCCGGCGCGACCCTGTTCCTGCAAGCCGTGCAGGATATCCGCGTCGGTGGCCGCGCCGGCAACGCGCAATATCAATACACGCTGCAGGGCTCGACCCTCGAAGAGCTCTATGAATGGGCCCCGAAGATCACGGCCGCGCTGCAGGGCCAGCCCAACCTTGCCGACGTCAACAGCGACCAGCAGAACAAGGGGCTGCAATCCAACCTGGTCGTCGACCGCGACACGGCTGCCCGCCTGGGCATCTCGATGAGCCAGATCAACAACACGCTCTATGACGCCTTCGGCCAGCGCCAGGTCTCGACGATCTTCGTCGCCCGCAACCAGTATCATGTGATCATGGAGGTCGCGCCGCGCTTCTGGCAGAATCCGGAGACGCTGAAGAACGTCTTTATCAGCACCTCCGGCGGGTCGGTCGGCGGTTCGCTGGCGACCAATGCGGTCTCGGGAACGGTGGCAGGGCCGGGGCAATCGGCCTCGGCGAACTCCGCCAGCGCCAATGCCGCCCGCAACCTCGCGACGAATTCCATCGGCCAGACTGGGCGCGGCACCGCCTCGAGCGGCTCGGCCGTCAGCACCTCCAGCGAAACCATGGTGCCGCTATCGACGCTGGCGCGGTTCGAGCAGGGCTCGACCCCCTTGTCCGTGAACCATCAGGGCCTGTTCGTCGCCAGCACCATCTCGTTCAACCTGCCGCCGAACGTCCCGCTGAGCGCGGCGGTCGAGACGATCGACGCGACGATGAACCGTATCGGCGTGCCCGCCACGATCCGGGGCAGCTTCCAGGGTACGGCCCGGGCCTTCCAGGATTCGCTGAGCAACCAGCCTTATCTCATCCTCGCCGCCCTGATCACGATCTATCTCGTGCTCGGCGTGCTCTATGAGAGCTATGTTCACCCGCTGACGATCCTCTCGACCTTGCCGTCGGCCGGCGTGGGAGCCTTGCTCGCCTTGATGGCGTTCAACACGGAGTTCAGCATCATGGCGCTGATCGGCGTCATCCTGCTGATCGGCATCGTCAAGAAGAACGCGATCATGATGATCGACTTCGCGCTCGACGCTCAGCGCACCCGCGGCCTGTCCGCGTTCGATGCGATCCATGAAGCCTGCCTGCTGCGCTTCCGGCCGATCATGATGACGACCATGGCGGCCATGCTCGGCGCCTTGCCGCTCGCGATCGGCCTGGGGGAGGGCAGCGAGCTCAGGCAGCCGCTCGGCATCGCGATCGTCGGCGGTCTCATCCTGAGCCAAGTCCTGACGCTCTATACGACGCCGGTGATCTATCTCTACGCCGACAGGTTCCGCGCCTGGTGCCAGCGCCTTAAAGGCGGCAGCAAAACGCCGGCTTCACCCGGTGCTGCCTCATGA
- a CDS encoding MdtA/MuxA family multidrug efflux RND transporter periplasmic adaptor subunit, protein MNQKPVFPKLSSDSEAPAAPVRRSRLRSPVIWLLLLLVAGGALWWSRRQAAEAPPARGGRTAVPMSIVPEIVRKGDIAINLDALGTVTSLATVSVRSQISGQLVRIDFKEGQDVKKGDLLAEIDTRPYEAVLAQMKGQLARDEALLKGAQVDMARYQGLSAQNAVSRQTLDTQTALVAQYEGTVAADRAQVNAAEVNLQYCRIVAPADGRVGLRQVDQGNYVTPGDTNGLVVITQLAPISVLFTMPEDNLQAISARLRSGATLPVTAFDRAGAKKIAEGVLQTFDSQIDSTTGTIKLRAQFGNEARTLYPNQFVNIRLLVDTHKDVTLMPTAGVQRGVPGTFVYLVNADSTVSVRKVELGISDGEHVEVRSGLNPGDAIVIDGADKLRDGARISVRSESGASPAQPEQPAGGRRRQNGGRQP, encoded by the coding sequence ATGAACCAGAAGCCTGTGTTCCCGAAGCTGTCCTCTGACAGCGAGGCACCTGCGGCTCCCGTGCGGAGATCGCGCCTGCGCTCGCCCGTCATCTGGCTGCTCCTCCTGCTCGTTGCCGGCGGCGCACTCTGGTGGAGCCGGCGACAAGCCGCCGAGGCGCCGCCGGCGCGCGGCGGCCGCACGGCCGTGCCGATGTCGATCGTCCCGGAAATCGTTAGGAAGGGCGATATCGCGATCAATCTCGACGCGCTGGGAACCGTCACCTCGCTGGCGACCGTCTCGGTCCGGTCGCAGATCAGCGGGCAACTGGTCCGGATCGATTTCAAGGAAGGGCAGGACGTCAAGAAGGGCGATCTGCTCGCCGAGATCGACACGCGCCCCTATGAGGCGGTCCTGGCGCAGATGAAGGGGCAATTGGCGCGCGACGAAGCCCTGCTCAAGGGCGCGCAGGTCGATATGGCGCGCTATCAGGGCCTGTCCGCCCAGAACGCCGTTTCCCGCCAGACGCTCGATACCCAGACCGCGCTGGTCGCCCAGTACGAGGGAACGGTGGCTGCCGACCGCGCCCAGGTCAACGCGGCCGAGGTCAACCTGCAATATTGCCGGATCGTCGCGCCGGCGGATGGCCGCGTCGGCCTGCGTCAGGTCGATCAGGGCAATTACGTCACCCCCGGGGACACCAACGGCCTCGTGGTGATCACCCAACTGGCGCCGATCAGCGTCCTCTTCACGATGCCGGAGGATAATCTGCAGGCGATCTCGGCGCGCTTGAGGAGCGGTGCGACGCTGCCGGTCACGGCTTTTGACCGCGCCGGCGCCAAGAAGATCGCCGAGGGCGTCCTGCAGACCTTCGACAGCCAGATCGATTCCACCACAGGAACGATCAAGCTGCGCGCGCAGTTCGGCAACGAGGCCAGGACGCTCTATCCGAACCAGTTCGTGAATATCCGCCTGCTGGTCGACACGCATAAGGACGTCACGCTGATGCCGACGGCCGGCGTGCAGCGCGGCGTGCCTGGAACCTTCGTCTATCTCGTCAATGCCGACTCCACCGTTTCCGTCCGCAAGGTCGAGCTCGGGATCAGCGATGGCGAGCATGTCGAGGTTCGCTCCGGGCTGAACCCGGGCGACGCCATCGTCATCGATGGCGCCGACAAGCTGCGCGACGGCGCACGGATCAGCGTACGTTCGGAAAGCGGCGCAAGCCCGGCGCAGCCAGAGCAACCGGCAGGCGGCAGGCGGCGGCAGAATGGCGGCCGCCAGCCATGA
- a CDS encoding MdtB/MuxB family multidrug efflux RND transporter permease subunit, whose protein sequence is MSPSRPFILRPVATTLLMVAIMLSGILAFRFLPVAALPEVDYPTIQVQTFYPGASPDVMTSSVTAPLEVQFGQMPNLNQMSSVSSGGASVITLQFGLNITLDVAEQEVQAAINAAGNLLPSDLPAPPIYAKVNPADAPILTLGLTSATMPLTQVQDFADTRLAQKISQLPGVGLVSISGGQRPAVRIRADIRKLAAYGLNIDDLRSTLGNANVNTPKGSFDGPLRASTINANDQIRTANGYRSLIVAYKNGAAVRLSDIGEVADGSENDKLGAWMNASPAIILNIQRQPGANVISVVEGIKALLPQLKASLPAAIDMAVLTDRTITIRASVRDVEYELTLAVILVVLVIFVFLRSTRATLIPSLSVPLSLVGTLGVMYLSGFSLNNLTLMALTISTGFVVDDAIVVIENISRYIEEGDTPLDASLRGSEQIGFTIISLTVSLIAVLIPLLFMGDVVGRLFREFAITLAVTILISAVVSLTLVPMACAKLLKAATETHENGFQRWSREAFDGIIAVYARMLNWVLDRQTLVLLVALATFGLTGLLYVVIPKGFFPLQDTGVIQAISEAPQSVSYAAMAKRQQALASEILKDRDVESLSSFIGVDGTNSTLNSGRILINLKPHEERTSNIAAVMQRLQERTASLPGITLYMQPVQDLTGEGTVSRMQYQFILQDASADQLAEWTPKLVDKLKELPQLADVASDISARGLAVFVDIDRDQAARFGITPATIDNALYDSFGQRIVSTIFTNSNQYRVILEADPQLQKSLRSLSAIHLPSSVGGGPVPLDVVARIREGTAPLQVSHLGQFPSATVSFNLAPGASLGEAVTAIKQAEAEIGLPESVVSSFQGAAQAFQSSLSNQIWLILAAIVTVYIVLGILYESFIHPLTILSTLPSAGIGALLALMAAGQELTIVAIIGIILLIGIVKKNAIMMIDFALDAERNEGKTPREAIYQACLLRFRPILMTTMAAVLGALPLMLGTGAGSELRHPLGISIVGGLLVSQVLTLFTTPVIYLWFDRLAVRFAGREPGISPARETS, encoded by the coding sequence ATGAGCCCGTCGCGGCCCTTCATCCTGCGGCCGGTCGCGACCACATTGCTGATGGTCGCGATCATGCTGTCGGGCATCCTGGCTTTCCGCTTCCTGCCGGTCGCGGCCCTGCCTGAAGTCGACTACCCGACCATACAGGTTCAGACCTTCTATCCGGGCGCGAGCCCCGATGTGATGACCTCCTCGGTCACGGCGCCGCTCGAGGTCCAGTTCGGCCAGATGCCGAACCTCAACCAGATGAGCTCGGTCAGCTCCGGTGGCGCATCCGTCATCACTTTGCAGTTCGGGCTCAACATCACGCTCGACGTCGCCGAGCAGGAGGTCCAGGCCGCGATCAACGCTGCCGGGAACCTGTTGCCCTCGGACCTGCCGGCGCCGCCGATCTATGCCAAGGTCAACCCGGCCGATGCGCCGATCCTGACCCTGGGGCTGACCTCGGCGACCATGCCGCTGACACAAGTGCAGGATTTCGCCGATACGCGGCTGGCCCAGAAGATCTCGCAGCTGCCAGGCGTCGGGCTGGTCAGCATCAGCGGGGGGCAGCGGCCGGCGGTGCGCATCCGCGCCGATATCCGCAAGCTCGCGGCCTATGGCCTGAACATCGACGACCTGCGCAGCACGCTCGGCAACGCCAATGTCAACACGCCCAAGGGCAGCTTCGACGGCCCCTTGCGCGCCTCGACGATCAACGCCAACGACCAGATCAGAACCGCCAATGGCTACAGATCGCTGATCGTCGCCTACAAGAACGGCGCGGCGGTTCGGCTCAGCGACATCGGCGAGGTCGCCGACGGTTCGGAAAACGACAAGCTCGGCGCCTGGATGAATGCGTCGCCGGCCATCATCCTGAACATCCAGCGGCAACCCGGCGCCAATGTCATCTCGGTGGTGGAGGGCATCAAGGCGCTCCTGCCACAGCTCAAGGCGTCGCTGCCGGCCGCGATCGACATGGCCGTGCTCACCGACCGCACCATCACCATCCGCGCCTCGGTGCGGGACGTGGAATACGAATTGACGCTGGCGGTGATCCTCGTCGTGCTGGTGATCTTCGTCTTCCTGCGCAGCACGCGCGCGACCTTGATCCCGAGCCTGTCGGTTCCACTGTCGCTCGTCGGCACGCTGGGCGTGATGTATTTGAGCGGCTTCAGCCTCAACAACCTGACCTTGATGGCGCTGACCATCTCGACCGGTTTCGTCGTCGACGACGCCATCGTCGTGATCGAGAACATCTCGCGCTACATCGAAGAGGGCGACACGCCGCTCGACGCCTCCCTGCGCGGTTCGGAACAGATCGGCTTCACCATCATCTCGCTGACTGTGTCGCTGATCGCCGTGCTGATCCCGCTGCTGTTCATGGGCGATGTCGTCGGCCGGCTGTTCCGGGAGTTCGCGATCACGCTTGCCGTCACGATCCTGATTTCTGCCGTGGTTTCGCTGACCCTGGTGCCGATGGCCTGCGCGAAGCTGCTGAAGGCGGCGACCGAGACCCATGAGAACGGCTTCCAGCGCTGGAGCCGCGAGGCCTTCGACGGCATCATCGCGGTCTATGCCCGCATGCTGAACTGGGTGCTCGATCGCCAGACTTTGGTGCTGCTGGTGGCCCTGGCGACCTTCGGGCTGACGGGCCTGCTCTATGTGGTCATCCCGAAAGGCTTCTTCCCGCTGCAGGACACCGGCGTCATCCAGGCGATCTCGGAGGCGCCGCAATCGGTGTCCTATGCCGCGATGGCCAAGCGGCAGCAGGCGCTGGCGAGCGAGATCCTGAAGGATCGCGATGTCGAGAGCCTGTCCTCCTTCATCGGCGTGGACGGAACCAACAGCACGCTCAACAGCGGCCGCATCCTGATCAATCTCAAGCCGCATGAGGAGCGGACATCCAACATCGCCGCGGTGATGCAGCGCCTGCAGGAGCGCACCGCCTCCCTTCCGGGCATTACGCTCTATATGCAGCCGGTGCAGGACCTGACCGGCGAGGGCACGGTCAGCCGGATGCAGTATCAATTCATCCTGCAGGATGCGAGCGCCGACCAGCTCGCGGAATGGACGCCCAAGCTGGTCGACAAGCTGAAGGAGCTTCCGCAACTGGCTGATGTCGCAAGCGACATCTCGGCCCGCGGGCTCGCCGTCTTCGTCGACATCGACCGCGACCAGGCGGCTCGCTTCGGCATCACGCCGGCGACGATCGACAACGCGCTCTACGACTCCTTCGGCCAGCGCATCGTCTCGACGATCTTCACCAATTCCAACCAGTACCGCGTCATCCTCGAGGCCGATCCGCAGCTCCAGAAGTCGCTGCGCTCGCTCTCGGCGATCCACCTGCCGTCCTCGGTCGGTGGAGGGCCGGTGCCGCTCGACGTGGTCGCAAGGATCCGCGAGGGCACGGCGCCGCTCCAGGTCTCGCATCTCGGTCAGTTCCCGTCCGCCACCGTCTCGTTCAACCTGGCGCCGGGCGCTTCGCTCGGCGAAGCCGTGACCGCGATCAAGCAGGCGGAGGCCGAGATCGGCCTGCCCGAGAGCGTGGTCAGCAGCTTCCAGGGCGCGGCCCAGGCCTTCCAGTCCTCGCTCTCGAACCAGATCTGGCTGATCCTGGCGGCGATCGTGACGGTCTATATCGTGCTGGGCATCCTCTATGAGAGCTTCATCCATCCGCTGACGATCCTCTCGACCTTGCCGTCGGCGGGCATTGGCGCGCTCCTGGCGCTGATGGCGGCTGGGCAGGAGCTCACGATCGTCGCGATCATCGGCATCATCCTCTTGATCGGCATCGTGAAGAAGAACGCGATCATGATGATCGACTTCGCGCTCGACGCCGAGCGGAACGAGGGCAAGACGCCGCGCGAGGCGATCTACCAGGCCTGCCTGCTGCGTTTCCGGCCGATCCTGATGACCACGATGGCGGCGGTGCTGGGCGCGCTGCCGCTGATGCTGGGAACCGGCGCCGGGTCGGAGCTCAGGCATCCCCTTGGCATCTCCATCGTCGGCGGCCTGCTCGTCAGCCAGGTCCTGACCTTGTTCACGACGCCGGTGATCTATCTCTGGTTCGACCGCCTCGCGGTGCGTTTCGCCGGGCGCGAGCCCGGCATCAGCCCGGCACGAGAGACGAGCTAG
- a CDS encoding ester cyclase: MTPEENKQLVRNFVDIVINNRNLDAAGDYMAEDMVELVPFPGQGPGLAGLRDVLRGMFAAFPDMHWTIEEQIAEGTSVLTRFTWTGTHNGEFFGVPASGRKVSVWGMVIDSLEHGKIKRSRILMDALGLMQQIGG; this comes from the coding sequence ATGACCCCCGAAGAAAACAAGCAGTTGGTTCGAAACTTCGTAGATATTGTCATCAATAATAGAAATCTTGATGCCGCCGGCGATTATATGGCGGAGGACATGGTCGAGTTGGTTCCGTTTCCTGGGCAAGGTCCTGGCCTTGCCGGGTTGAGGGACGTGCTTCGCGGAATGTTCGCTGCATTTCCGGATATGCACTGGACCATCGAGGAGCAGATCGCGGAAGGCACCAGTGTGTTGACCCGTTTTACATGGACAGGCACGCATAACGGCGAATTCTTTGGCGTCCCCGCTTCGGGCCGTAAAGTGTCGGTGTGGGGGATGGTGATTGATAGTTTGGAGCACGGCAAAATCAAGCGCTCGCGTATCCTGATGGACGCGCTTGGTCTCATGCAGCAGATCGGTGGCTAG